One Verrucomicrobiota bacterium DNA window includes the following coding sequences:
- a CDS encoding SDR family NAD(P)-dependent oxidoreductase, whose product MISYPDLKNQNVLVTGGANGIGAAMVRAFHQQGSRVFFCDLDARAGRALERSLVVRFVNTLTFVAPNLAWGKARRASIPRQWGCDRGATQPQAKF is encoded by the coding sequence GTGATCAGCTATCCCGACCTTAAAAACCAGAATGTGCTGGTCACCGGCGGCGCCAACGGCATCGGCGCCGCCATGGTGCGGGCGTTCCATCAACAAGGATCGAGAGTTTTCTTTTGCGATCTCGACGCCAGGGCGGGCCGTGCGCTGGAGCGAAGCTTAGTGGTCCGTTTCGTAAATACGCTCACGTTCGTTGCGCCCAATTTGGCCTGGGGCAAGGCGCGACGAGCGAGCATCCCCCGCCAGTGGGGCTGTGACCGAGGAGCAACGCAGCCCCAGGCAAAATTC